One window of the Candidatus Stygibacter australis genome contains the following:
- the rdgB gene encoding RdgB/HAM1 family non-canonical purine NTP pyrophosphatase produces MKILIGTKNRDKFSEIREILSDLDFELLSAADFDDLPDVVEDKDTIEGNAIKKAEEMALRSKMYVLADDTGLFVDALDGDPGVYSARYAGETCSYRDNRMKLLDEMTDIADRNASFRTVVALAGGNGKVIATVEGKVEGEIIFEEKGDKGFGYDSIFLCHETGKTFAEMSSEKKHKISHRGRAFKKMIEKIKELNIL; encoded by the coding sequence ATGAAGATCTTAATTGGTACAAAGAATAGAGATAAATTCAGCGAGATCAGAGAAATCCTCTCTGATCTCGATTTTGAACTGCTTTCTGCAGCAGATTTTGATGATCTCCCTGATGTAGTGGAAGATAAAGACACTATTGAAGGTAATGCGATCAAAAAAGCTGAAGAAATGGCTCTGCGCTCAAAGATGTATGTACTGGCTGATGATACTGGATTATTTGTGGATGCTTTAGATGGAGACCCTGGAGTGTATTCTGCCAGGTATGCCGGAGAAACCTGCAGCTATCGTGATAATAGAATGAAATTGCTGGATGAGATGACTGACATCGCAGATAGGAATGCCAGCTTCCGAACAGTGGTCGCATTGGCTGGTGGTAATGGTAAAGTGATAGCCACTGTCGAAGGAAAAGTTGAAGGTGAAATCATTTTTGAGGAAAAGGGAGATAAAGGTTTTGGCTATGACAGCATATTTTTATGTCATGAAACTGGAAAAACTTTTGCGGAAATGAGTTCTGAAAAGAAGCATAAGATCAGTCATAGAGGAAGGGCTTTCAAGAAAATGATAGAAAAAATTAAGGAATTAAATATACTGTAA